The following are from one region of the Vicinamibacterales bacterium genome:
- a CDS encoding ubiquinone/menaquinone biosynthesis methyltransferase has translation MSGLRAALAEPHTKAPYVRRLFHTIADRYDLITRLLSFGADRRWKLRLAALADLRSGTTALDLACGTGDIACELARRGARVFGLDLTHRMLQLAQQKNEGPRPVRFVTGDMMALPFADASFDLVTTGYGIRNVPLIEPALAEIRRVLRPGGLLLSLDFDRPANRLVRAVYLGYLTIVGSALGWVLHRDPDTYRYIPESIRRYPGSAGVSAMLARGGFSDARVVPLLGGLMAINVARRASERR, from the coding sequence ATGTCCGGTCTTCGAGCCGCGCTGGCCGAGCCCCACACCAAGGCCCCCTACGTCCGGCGGCTGTTTCACACGATCGCCGACCGCTACGATCTGATTACCCGGCTGCTGTCGTTCGGCGCGGATCGCCGCTGGAAGCTGCGGCTCGCGGCGCTCGCCGACCTGCGAAGCGGCACCACCGCGCTGGATCTCGCGTGCGGCACGGGCGACATCGCCTGCGAGCTGGCGCGCCGCGGCGCGCGCGTGTTCGGTCTCGATCTCACCCATCGCATGCTGCAGCTCGCGCAGCAGAAGAACGAAGGTCCGCGACCCGTTCGCTTCGTGACCGGAGACATGATGGCGCTGCCGTTTGCCGATGCGAGCTTCGATCTCGTCACCACCGGCTACGGGATCCGCAACGTCCCGCTGATCGAGCCCGCGCTGGCGGAGATCCGCCGCGTGCTGCGTCCCGGCGGGCTGCTGCTGTCGCTGGACTTCGACCGGCCCGCCAACCGGCTGGTGCGCGCCGTGTACCTCGGCTACCTGACGATCGTCGGCTCAGCGCTGGGGTGGGTGCTGCATCGCGATCCGGACACCTACCGCTACATACCGGAATCGATCAGGAGATATCCCGGCTCCGCCGGTGTGTCGGCCATGCTCGCCCGCGGCGGCTTCAGCGACGCGCGCGTGGTTCCGCTGCTCGGCGGCCTGATGGCGATCAATGTGGCGCGCCGCGCCTCCGAACGCAGGTAA
- a CDS encoding 6-carboxytetrahydropterin synthase, whose translation MYLVTKRIEFCYGHRLLDYDGVCKHPHGHNASVEIDVRTDSLDNRNMVVDFSDIKRIVKGWIDRELDHKMILRHDDPLVEPLRALGEPMYLLESNPTVERIARLIFEQGRGLGVPIVAVRVWETPTSVATYSAPA comes from the coding sequence ATGTACCTGGTCACCAAGCGGATCGAGTTCTGTTACGGGCACCGGCTGCTCGACTATGACGGCGTCTGCAAGCATCCGCACGGACACAACGCGTCGGTGGAGATCGACGTCCGCACCGACAGCCTCGACAACCGCAACATGGTGGTCGATTTCAGCGACATCAAGCGGATCGTGAAGGGCTGGATCGATCGCGAGCTCGATCACAAGATGATCCTGCGCCATGACGATCCGCTGGTCGAGCCGCTGCGCGCGCTCGGCGAGCCGATGTATCTGCTCGAGAGCAATCCGACGGTCGAGCGGATCGCCCGGCTCATCTTCGAGCAGGGACGCGGGCTCGGCGTGCCGATCGTGGCGGTGCGGGTCTGGGAGACGCCGACGTCGGTCGCCACCTACTCGGCCCCGGCCTGA
- a CDS encoding metal-dependent transcriptional regulator, whose product MTLPSSTVENYLKAIFQAQLQLPRKSDLVPMGQVAAALRVVPGTATTMVKTLSDSGLVKYEPYAGVRLTASGDKLAAMVVRRHRLIELFLVKVMGMNWNEVHAEAEHLEHAISERVIARIDEMLGHPAVDPHADPIPDACTGSGQAGAE is encoded by the coding sequence ATGACGCTGCCCTCGTCGACGGTCGAGAACTACCTGAAGGCGATCTTTCAGGCGCAGCTTCAACTGCCCCGGAAGTCCGACCTGGTCCCGATGGGCCAGGTGGCCGCGGCACTGCGCGTGGTGCCCGGCACCGCCACGACGATGGTGAAGACGCTGTCGGACTCGGGCCTCGTCAAGTACGAGCCCTACGCCGGCGTGCGGCTGACGGCGTCAGGCGACAAGCTCGCCGCCATGGTGGTGCGGCGCCACCGGCTGATCGAGCTGTTCCTGGTGAAGGTGATGGGAATGAACTGGAACGAGGTCCACGCCGAGGCCGAGCATCTGGAGCACGCGATATCCGAGCGGGTGATCGCGCGGATCGACGAGATGCTGGGTCATCCGGCCGTGGATCCGCACGCGGACCCGATCCCCGACGCCTGCACGGGCAGCGGTCAGGCCGGGGCCGAGTAG
- a CDS encoding 7-cyano-7-deazaguanine synthase, with translation MSENYSAVLFSSGLDSAVLLADVIAAARERGGGPVVAIYVSVGFAWEQEERRAAAALLAAAPFAGMRGLAELSFDMRDVFPPSHWAVRGTPPAYDTPDEDVFIDGRNLILLAKAAVYMGTAIRPRPSGVALFIGPLAGNPFPDATPEFFASAARSLSLGLALPIAVEAPFAALHKAEVIRRGIQLGVPLELSMSCMNPQGGTHCGACSKCRERRDAFREAGVPDRTAYRA, from the coding sequence ATGTCCGAAAATTATAGCGCCGTGCTGTTCTCGAGCGGACTCGACAGCGCCGTACTGCTCGCGGACGTCATCGCGGCGGCGCGCGAGCGAGGGGGGGGGCCGGTCGTCGCGATCTACGTGAGCGTCGGCTTCGCCTGGGAGCAGGAAGAACGGCGGGCCGCCGCCGCGCTGCTGGCGGCCGCGCCGTTCGCCGGCATGCGCGGCCTCGCCGAGCTGTCGTTCGACATGCGCGACGTGTTCCCGCCGTCGCACTGGGCGGTGCGCGGCACGCCCCCCGCGTACGACACACCGGACGAAGACGTCTTCATCGACGGACGCAACCTGATTCTGCTCGCCAAGGCGGCGGTCTATATGGGCACCGCGATCCGGCCGCGCCCGTCCGGCGTCGCGCTCTTCATCGGACCGCTCGCGGGCAATCCGTTTCCCGACGCCACGCCCGAGTTCTTCGCCTCCGCCGCCCGGTCGTTGTCGCTCGGTCTCGCGCTGCCGATCGCGGTGGAAGCGCCGTTCGCGGCGCTGCACAAGGCGGAGGTGATTCGCCGGGGAATTCAGCTGGGAGTGCCGCTGGAACTGTCGATGTCCTGCATGAATCCGCAGGGGGGCACGCACTGCGGCGCGTGCAGCAAGTGCCGCGAGCGCCGCGACGCGTTCAGGGAAGCGGGCGTTCCCGATCGCACGGCTTACCGCGCCTAG